From the Lactuca sativa cultivar Salinas chromosome 9, Lsat_Salinas_v11, whole genome shotgun sequence genome, the window aaatctagggtttacaggctctctaggatgatatggaggctgaggaagggacataacaccctttatataggatgcaactcccggaattagggttttccttgttcagaccagactcgccgagtccccttagccgactcgctgagtcggtcacttactcctcgacctggatcccgctcggactcaccgagttcctccttggactcgatgagtcggcccttaaacttagggtttcctttcctttcttggccttcttgaTTTTGGGTCTTACATAACGATCCATCCTTTCCAACTTCTTAGTAACCTGGTGACTCTTATTGATTCAAGTGTGAACCCTGTATTTCCGGTAGTATGGGCCCTTATACTACTTTCCATACCTGTTTATACTTATTCCAAGAATTATCCCAATGTTTCTAAGTCTCTACACTCTCCTATAGACATGCCTTATCACAGACACAATGTTCAAGGGTCTAACTACTCTCTTTCATAGACTTTGCTAGGATCTTACGTTTCTACTGACATCCTACTATATAAATATATGTCCTATCGAGCATACATTAAATCCCTTAGCTCTATTTCTATGATTACTTCTACTATACCCTACTACTTGCCGAGGAAGAACTTCTACCAATACTAACTAATTATCTGATGAATACGATTGCATGCCTCTAAAATCAAACATTTTGTTGACTAAATGATCCGACACTACGGTGGTTGGACTCAAATGAGAGTTGCACAATAGCACCAAATCAGGCAATTTAAAACTATTTGATTATAGGGGCATGCAACCTAACGTATTTATGAAATAACTAACTGATATGAGTACAGGTTCTAAGTAGCAAATAACAAGTAAACCCCTAGGCTGTAAGGCTTCTAATTTATTAGGCAATGCTAACCGGAAATTCCcgaaaagatccctagcctacatactagcatgcatttctaacatTTCATATATTAGTAAGCATAACAAATATgaatattttgggaatcactttgcTTTTTGAGCTTTGGCTGACTATAAGCTTCACATTCTTTTCTTTTGAATATAGTTCTTATtctgactctgataccaacttgtaacatcccgattttgaaggcaattttttttatttttataaaacatttcattcaTTTGTGACATATACCAATGTTTTACATTCAAAAGTCATTTATCTTATTTCAGAGTATATGCGGAAACATGTTGCCAATGCGTGTGTAAATTCGAGCTTCGCCCTTCTTATTATGTGATggagtacctgaaaacatttaataTAAACTGGGAAAACgctaggcttagtgagttccccaatataccatataccacaatacacatacatgcatacaaataATGGTTGTATTTTAGACTTACTATTTACACGTCATTGCTTCTTCAACACAAGTCTATGTATACGTACGACCTTCATGTTATTGTGTAAAACGTCTATGTGTACTTACGGCCTACACGCCATTTAGTTAACACATGGGCCTATAGGCTCCCGACCTCTTTCTCGTTCCACCATCATCCCCTAACTAATTCGCAATAACTTATAAGCATATCAACAATCACGCACATAGATACTACATATTCAGCTCTACAGGCACATAGAAAACTATACTATAGCAACTACACTATTGGTtcctatatcctaacatacatagatatatatatatatatattgggataCATAATATAGTGAGATGAACTCACCTGGACAGTTGCTCTGACAGCTAACAACAACCTGGTGACAATCCAACTGATGGTAACGTACCCGAcgagtattaacctataatactacCGCTTATTAGATATAAGGGAAATATGGCAATGTGGGTTAGACCTATCACTAATCCCAATAAATACTGATATTTCTATCAAATAATGATCAATCAGGctggacagttgggaggcatgaCCATTTCGGTGTATATCCTtctaaatccaacaaccaagccaacatgaccattctaacaactcatcatccaacaaccaagccaacatgaccattccAAAATCAAAAGTCAAAGGGATTAATAACCCATAATTTATAATGAAGAAAATTAGTATTCCATAATCCAAAGAAAAAGGTTTATTAAGCCATAACTCCAAACAAAAATGTTCAATGGTCCATAAATCCAAAGACATGGACTCATAGATAGTATGTAGTTAGCACCACCTCTAACTATTGTCCACTAAAAAATTTGAACAACTCATCATAACCATGAGAACCACATGGATTTTTGTCATGACCTAACTTGGTTGGTGCAAATTCATGCACCTTGTTATGTTTTGAAATCTCATGTCCACACGATCTGAGTATGGATTATACCTTGATTCTACGCGAGTCGAGTAAGCCTTGTATCCATTGTCATTTTCCTACATAAATGTTTTTACTCTAAGTCCAAatgatatgatttttttaattaggTTCATATTCTTCTTAACCCCATGTTGTAACATTTATATCAATGAAACTGTTCACTAAGACatggttttgattttaatttCCAGTTAGTATCACATACACATTTCATGTTTTAATTATTACAGAGAGTATTTTATTCAAACATTGTAACTTCCCACTTTTcacaataaaattttcatttttaagctAAGATGAATACCCATTTTCATAAAGTTATAATGAAGATAAAACTATTTGTTCATAAACCATAATCCCAAATTAGAGTAATAAAGAAAAACATCACAAAATCTTAAATCACAATATTGTTGATGTgtgtgtacagtcacgccttcacATTCACACGATTCGAAGAAGTAGCtgaaaacatttaatccacaaccATAAACACAAAACTTAGCGCGTTCCCTAAATATACCACAAACAACAATatacatacaatgcatacaaaTAATGGCATTTGACATAAAGCTGGTCCACCCCTTGGTCTTCAACAAAAAGTTGGTCCCCCCctttggccttcagcacaaagttgTCCGCCCCTTTAGCCTCCAACACAAAGTtgaccccccctccccccccccccccccccccaaaaaaaaaaaaaatatcttgGCCTTTAACACATAGTTGGACCGCCCTCAACTCATAACATAATATGTCGAAGATTAAAGGTGTAACCGATATGAGTCGGGCACTACCAAGCTCAAAACTTGACTCGAATAAATAACTTGAGCTCGAACTCAACTCGAGCCTTAATTTCAAGCTCGAGCTTGAGCTCGATAACATAATCGACACTTTTGATCTCGGCTCGACTCGATTAACTACTAAGAAAataaaattacattaaattaCAGTATAAATGCGATTAATTTTGTGAACCCGACTTGATTCAACTCTATAATATGTAAATATGACCAAACTAAAGGGTGATAATGTAAATGTAATAATTCTCAATTAAGCTTGCGAACTTCACGACCTGAATATTCCAAAACTCAAGGTCGAATCAATAATGTACTCAagtagctcgagctcgagctcgactcAACTTGAGCCGAGTCGATTTCGAGTATTTTTCGAGTCGGTCTCAAGTATCTCATGAGTTGACTCAACTTATTTACACCCATATATCAGATAAACAAACAAGCAGTCCAACAACAGCATGCAACTGACTAAACTACTTTATTTTCCTAATAGCACACTGCAACTTTATTGATTCTTTATTGGTTCGACCATCGGGGTTTTCGACTTTTGAGCAAGGTCAGCCGAGTTTTCATACTTGTTGGTATCGATATCAGCTTCAAGGTCTCCATCATGAATCTACATATATCGTTGATAGATTCACATTCTCGTAGTAATTACCGAACCCAAATAAAAGACGAAAAAAAGATATTTAGATATATTCAATAATATTAAGGATTAAAAACACGAAGAAACTTGATGATAAATTAAAGGCTCATGGTTTGGAAGAATTTTCGAAAGGTGAGGAAGACGAGACATGAAGAAATACAATATATGTGTTGTTTAATATTTTATCAATTTAAAAGATTTTAAATTAGTAAATAACCCATGTGTAGTCTTGGTGGACAAAATTGCCAAGTAGACACATTCTCATTCAAACATTTGGTGTAGTTAACCGGTGaaactaaaaaaacatatattattattttttacatGTTATTTGTTGGGAAAATACTGGCAATAGTAAAAAATAGACATAAAAATGGATTTTTCCGGATATAGACATGCATTCCACGGAGCTCCGCGGAATCTACTATAGCTCCGCGGAATGGCAAAATTGTAAATAAAtcaatgtattaaaaaaaacacacacactaaaGATCCATTCCGCGGAGGGCTCCgatctttagtttttttttttttttttttttttttttttttttttacatcgaTTATTCGGGGTTTAGATTCATTCCCCCAactaattatttttaagaaaagattATCATACTATTATAATCTTTATTTGAAAATAATTAGTTGGGGAAGTAATATAAACCCCGAAGAATCGATGTGAAAAAAAATACTCAAGATCCATTCCACGGAGCTACAGGAGATTCCGCGGAGCTATCTCCGCGAAATACATGTCTATATCCGGAAATGTCTATTTTTTTGTTGTCTATATTTTAAAAACACCCCTATTTTTTGACTATTGCCGgtatttttctttatttgttaCTTTAAGgatttaaaatacaaaaaataaaataaaaccaagagtaaattacacgaatggtccctatggtttagggtaatttgcgcgtttggtccataatttatttttttaactcggaaggtccctactgtttgtttttgttacacgtttggtccatgtcttacctaaaaaaactattttgcccttgattttttaaaatatttaaataaatacaccccaaccccaaccctcattaccttaccttacctattctaccattttttcctatttaaaaaatagtttttttaggtaagatagggaccgatcgcgtaacaaaaacaaaaagtagggagcaagtgcgtaacaaaaacaaacaatagggactttccgagttaaaaaaataaattagggaccaagtgcgtaaattaccccaaaccattgggaccattcgtgtaatttactctaaaaccAATGACCATTTAAAACAAACTATAAAAGTTATTCATGCCATTTATTTGATATCTTATAACGTATCAAAAAGTTGAACTCGGTCATCGGTCATATCATTAGCCACATTACATTTCTAACAAATTTTAACTCTAAATACAAAAAGATGAGATTAATCATTGACGTCATCTAACCATAATTGTTATATCACTTAAATAGAATAGACCATGGTTGTCAAAATCGCGATCctgatcgtaggatcgtacgatcctacgatcctagGTATGAAAAACGATCCGGATCGTAAAAGGATCGTATTTGGGGTAGGATCGCAGGTAGGATCGTAAGATCGTAGgtaggatcgtaggatcgagatccgatccgatcctaccttcttttattttttattttttattttttgcgaATGAAATTTTTTTTACCACTTTATGTCTTTTACTCTTTACCAATTTACCATTTATCATTTGTATTGtgatttatgactaatattttaaagtttttataacttttgaacaaaaaattgattgtttgaaatattttttatgattaaaaattataaattaaaattctattttattttgtgggatcttaggatcTCGATCCCGATCTTACGATCCCGATCTTGCAAATCCAAAAACGATCCTATGTAGGAtcccgatcttgacaaccttgGAATAGACTTATAAGATTTATCGTAAATTTAGATAAAAATGATACGAGAAAAAataatatacatttttttttttctaaaaaataaagaatttattTGAATGCACCTCTACAATCCACAATATATAATAGACTAAACTAaacaaatggtccatgtggtatgtcgaaaattgacactttggtccaaaaatgttTAGAGTAGCATTATAGGtccaaatttttctttttgttgcaagtttggtccaatttgTTTTGAACTTTTTCATAATGATGATTTTGCTcttacttttttctttttttagttttttatttcatTAGATACTTTTctgattaaaaaaataattttctttttataatttttttataacagaaataaaaaatactctctctctctccctctctctctctctctctctctctctcttctctctctctctctctctctctctctctctctctctctctctctctctctctctctctctcaacacatcccaaaaataaataccaccatcatcttcttcaatttcAGATTTTGAGGTCAAACCCTTTATTGCCCGCATCTTCTTATTCTTTCTACAAACTTAATGCAACTAATTTCTCTCATGATCTCTCGTGCTCATCCCCTCTGTTTGCGATTGACACATTGCATGTTTGTGTGTCACTGCTTTCGGTCGAACAAACCACACACATGAGGTTTTTTGTGCGCCATTGATTAAATCACACATACCTTGTGTTGTTCGAAGTTGATCTGCAGATGAGTGTAAAGGGCCAAACTTGATTTAGCACTCGATCTGTCGTCGAACGACCACCGAATCCATAATCCTCTTTCTCCGGTCGTCCTTCTTGTTTTGAGCTTGCAAACCCTCGTTTCAGATCTGGAACACCATCGTCTTCGTCCGTGACTCATTCTTCCCCCCATAGTTGATGTTCTAAAAAAACGAAAACGAACCAGTAAACATAGATTTAGAACTCTAAACGGGGGTGATGACGGAGAGCCTTACGGAGGCAATAGAGGTGAGATAGCTGGCGACCACAAATCCAGTAACAAGAACAGAAATAAGACTTTCTTGTTTAGCAAACCCGCCTCCAGATTTGAACCATTTTCATTTGAGATCCAAACCGCAACAAGAAATTAGatagtttttgttgttgttttttgaAGATACCAAACCAtttaaaaccctaaatccatagaCCTAAGGGCTAAGGAAAAAAGTTCAGATTATTTCAAATTGCAGAGAGAGACATTGGGGTTTACAAGAATATATGCATGCTTGACGAACATCTTAATAGGAAGTGCTTGTGTGTTTGTTGGGTGTTTATGAAGGGATAATCCGACCTGCAAGtttccagagagagagagagagagagagagagagagagagagagagagagagagagagagagagagagagagagagagagagagagagagagagagagagagagagagagagattttatttttaattgttttatacaatctcgtaataaaagaaaaattaaaaatacaataataatgAGCAAATCCGTCGTTATAAAATGTTTTAGAACTTTTAGACCCAAGTCACGGTAAAATGAACTCTTATTACAAACTTTTCTaaacaaaaataacaattttCCACATAACTCATGACCAATAATATAGGTTTTCATTTTCTATATTTTGTTTTGCCTCTAATATACGATATAAATTTGTTAATGCATCCTCAAATCCGTATCTTATTGGTAAAGCCCTAACCCTAGCTCTTTCTTCTTCCCAATCGTAAAAACCCCCAACAACAACGCGAAGAACACCACTTTCGACCTTCATATTGTCACGGAATTTAACCACAAAATCTTCGATTCAAGAAATCATTTCCAATGGGTTCCAAGCGCCCTGACTTTGGCGACGGCGCCAGTCCAGGGTTCGTCATTCTCCACTTCTATAACTGCACAATTAGTTTTATCTTTTACATTTACACAATGATACAAAGCTTGAAATTTTTGTCCCTTGAATTGTCACAGGAAGATTTTTATCGGGGGTTTAGCGAAAGATACTACTATAGGTTATCCCCCAATCTTCTTGTTATCAGAAAATGCAATTGTTCGTATCTGATTTGATATATCTTCATGTAAACAGATGAATTCGTTAAGTACTTTGGAAAGTATGGAGATCTTACAGATTCGGTTATCATGAAGGATCGACAAACTGGTCGACCAAGGGGTTTTGGGTTCATCACATATGCAGATCCTTCTGTCGTTGACACTGTTATTGCCGAAACTCATGTCATTAATGGGAAACAAGTGAGTGAATTCAGTTTCTTTAGGTTAAATTTGTTAATTACATTCTCAATTCGCAATGGCATTGTAGGATCTATAGATTGAATACATGATTTTGAGGCTACATTGTAAATGTCTGAATGTGTAGACTGTAGAGGGATATAGAGCTTTAACTTAACTTCCATGTTCGATGAAAATCATGCCAAAATTGATGCTTAGTTTCTAgctcaaatattttataaaatttcccACTGATTATATTCAAATAAACATTTTGCAGGTTGAAATCAAGAGAACCATTCCAAAAGGGTCTGGTGAGTCGAAGGATTTCAAAACAAAAAAGATTTTCGTTGGTGGGATTCCAACATCAGTCACCGAAGGTTAGCATTTCTTATATTTACAATTTTACATCACTTCATTTCTTAATAAATCACACCACTTATTTTAtatatctatttttttttctatatataatTAGATGAATTCAAAGGATTCTTCTCAAAATATGGAAAagttgttgaacatgagattATTCGTGATCATGCAACAAAACGCTCTCGTGGATTTGGATTTATTGTTTTTGATAGTGAACAAGTTGTTGATACAATTCTCGTTGATGGAAATATGATTGATATGGATGGCACACaggttatttatttttattttttttaggataaatgatgtttaatttttattttttattttttttattaagtttGTTATTTCTGTATTaagttaaaaaaaagttttattgtTTTAGGTTGAGATCAAGAAGGCAGAGCCAAAGAAGGCATCAAATCCGGGACCCATGTCATATGGTAGTGAACCGCGGGGACGTGGGTATGGCGGCGATAGTTTTGGTGGGTACGGTGATTCATACGGTGGTTATGGCGGcggcggcggcggtggtggtggttatggtcCTCCTTACCGGTCGCTTGGAGGGCTTTCGAGTAGATTTGGAGATTATGGTGGATATGGGCCTAGCGGTAGCGAATTTAGCAGCCGTTATGGTGACTATGGCGGTGATTATGGTGGTTACAggggcggcggtggtggtgagCCGCCGCTTGGGTACTCTAGTCGGTTTAGTTCGTTTGGTGGTGGAGGATATGGCGGGAGTGGGCTTGGTGGGTATGGccgaggtggtggtggtggtgggtatgGAGGTTATGGGGGTTATGGCGGTGGTccgggtggtggcggtggtggtggttatgaatCCGGTGCGGGTTCGGGATATGGTGGAGTGGGAGGACCGTATGGAAGCAGGGGAGGTTATGGTGGCGGTGGTGGCGGCGGCGGTGGTCGGTATCATCCTTATGGTAGGTAGGGACCAAGATTCATGAGTGCATGATGTTATTTTAGGTTCAATGAATTGATGATTTTGTGGATGTGTAATTTTTCTGTATtgggattattattattattattattatttttttatgttaGATGTTTGTTAATTAGCTCTTTTGTGATTGACATAATGATTTTTTTACAAATTATGTCGAGTTTAGTGTTTAGTATTGGTTCCTATTAGAGCTTGATTCATTGCTTAATGGTTTTGGACTTTAGAACAGTTTAGTGATGGAAATTgtaaaatatgttgggtaaatgacacaaaaaacactctttttacacagaaattcgattttgacactgtgtttttttttgtgtcaattttgacactgtgtttttcaatttgttacaattctgaccacttgaccggttaaccaggttgcatgctgacgtgacatgatgacgtgtcagttttgatgacgtggcatgctgacgtgtcaaaattgaatttttttctcacaaaaaacactaagttttcatttttttttcgattttgacactacgtttaattttttctttcaactttgacactatgtttttttgttccaaatcgaacatcattttttccaattttgttcaatgttgacaattttctatttgaaaccgtataaatatttttttaatacatttaaaccatataaatatgttttttgtttcatttaaaaaccatagttttgtataaatacattttttttacactcaaaccatatttttatgtataaatatgtattagctatataaaaattgtattttatattaatatgcaactttaaaatgtgtttgaagGTTTATAGGCGTG encodes:
- the LOC111889793 gene encoding uncharacterized protein LOC111889793 — its product is MGSKRPDFGDGASPGKIFIGGLAKDTTIDEFVKYFGKYGDLTDSVIMKDRQTGRPRGFGFITYADPSVVDTVIAETHVINGKQVEIKRTIPKGSGESKDFKTKKIFVGGIPTSVTEDEFKGFFSKYGKVVEHEIIRDHATKRSRGFGFIVFDSEQVVDTILVDGNMIDMDGTQVEIKKAEPKKASNPGPMSYGSEPRGRGYGGDSFGGYGDSYGGYGGGGGGGGGYGPPYRSLGGLSSRFGDYGGYGPSGSEFSSRYGDYGGDYGGYRGGGGGEPPLGYSSRFSSFGGGGYGGSGLGGYGRGGGGGGYGGYGGYGGGPGGGGGGGYESGAGSGYGGVGGPYGSRGGYGGGGGGGGGRYHPYGR